In one uncultured Devosia sp. genomic region, the following are encoded:
- a CDS encoding ABC transporter permease, with product MLGYIGRRLIGLIPILFGISVVVFLIMRALPGDVAAMILGGDEEGGSGVSAEAVEALRMQLGLNKPLWIQYVDWIWGLLRFDAGNSLWSGRPVLVEIGERIPLTLELAFLALAISMLIAIPIGVYSAVRQDSWVDYLVRSVSIAGLAVPSFWLGTMVILFLTLWFHWTPPLGYMPFTRNPWINLQQLIWPALVLGFGNAALISRMTRSTMLEVLREDYVRTARAKGLKPRVVLGSHALRNAILPVLTLGAIELGGLLGGTVVMETIFTLPGLGRYLVDAIYHRDYPVVQTIILFMGVLYVVLNLIVDILYGVFDPRIRYE from the coding sequence ATGCTGGGATATATCGGCCGGCGCCTGATTGGTTTGATACCGATCCTGTTCGGCATTTCGGTGGTGGTCTTCCTGATCATGCGGGCGCTGCCCGGTGACGTTGCCGCCATGATCCTGGGCGGAGACGAGGAAGGCGGCAGCGGCGTCAGTGCCGAAGCCGTCGAGGCGCTGCGCATGCAGCTTGGGCTCAACAAGCCGCTGTGGATACAGTATGTCGACTGGATCTGGGGACTGCTGCGCTTCGATGCCGGCAATTCGCTGTGGAGCGGGCGGCCGGTGCTGGTGGAAATCGGCGAACGCATTCCGCTGACCCTCGAGCTGGCCTTCCTGGCCCTGGCCATTTCCATGCTGATCGCCATTCCGATCGGTGTCTATTCCGCCGTGCGGCAGGACAGCTGGGTGGATTATCTGGTCCGCTCGGTGTCCATCGCCGGGCTGGCCGTCCCGAGCTTCTGGCTCGGCACCATGGTGATCCTGTTCCTGACGCTGTGGTTCCACTGGACGCCACCGCTGGGCTACATGCCCTTCACCCGCAATCCCTGGATCAACCTGCAACAGCTGATCTGGCCGGCACTGGTGCTGGGCTTTGGCAATGCGGCGCTGATCTCGCGCATGACGCGCTCCACCATGCTCGAAGTGCTGCGCGAGGATTATGTGCGCACCGCCCGGGCAAAGGGGCTCAAGCCCCGTGTCGTTCTGGGTTCGCATGCTTTGCGCAACGCCATTCTGCCGGTGCTGACGCTGGGCGCCATCGAGCTGGGCGGCCTGCTCGGCGGCACTGTGGTGATGGAGACCATCTTCACCCTGCCGGGCCTCGGCCGCTATCTGGTCGATGCCATCTACCACCGCGACTATCCGGTGGTGCAGACCATCATCCTGTTCATGGGCGTGCTTTACGTCGTGCTCAATCTCATCGTCGACATTCTCTATGGCGTGTTCGACCCGCGCATCCGCTACGAGTAG
- a CDS encoding RraA family protein codes for MPVGLRIGANRPEVSPDLVTRFAAIPVACISDSMRRMVAGGAKLRPIGKARFVGPALVVKTAPGDNLMVHKAIAMAKSGSVLVVDAAGDLTNAIIGERMVEVAADRGIVGIIINGAIRDADSLRHHALPVFAAGITHRGPYKNGPGEINYPIAIDGMVIESGDLIAADDDGFVCVSIRDAAEVCVAAEKKHLSETSNSPVGEARAWIDETLKRLGCEYPEA; via the coding sequence ATGCCAGTTGGCCTTCGTATCGGCGCCAATCGACCTGAAGTAAGCCCGGATCTCGTCACGCGCTTCGCCGCCATCCCGGTCGCTTGTATCAGCGATTCAATGCGCCGCATGGTCGCCGGCGGCGCCAAGCTGCGGCCCATCGGCAAGGCCAGGTTCGTCGGCCCCGCTCTCGTGGTCAAGACGGCGCCTGGCGATAACCTGATGGTCCACAAGGCCATTGCCATGGCCAAGTCGGGCTCGGTCCTCGTCGTTGACGCGGCGGGTGACCTGACCAATGCCATCATCGGCGAACGCATGGTGGAGGTGGCAGCCGACCGCGGTATCGTCGGCATCATCATCAATGGAGCCATTCGCGACGCCGACTCGCTGCGCCACCACGCGCTGCCCGTCTTCGCCGCCGGCATCACCCATCGCGGGCCCTACAAGAACGGGCCTGGCGAGATCAACTATCCCATCGCCATCGACGGCATGGTGATCGAATCGGGCGATCTCATCGCCGCCGACGATGACGGCTTTGTCTGTGTCTCGATCCGGGATGCAGCCGAAGTGTGCGTCGCAGCCGAAAAGAAGCACCTGTCGGAAACAAGCAATTCGCCGGTCGGCGAGGCTCGCGCCTGGATCGACGAGACGCTCAAGCGTCTCGGCTGCGAATATCCGGAGGCGTGA
- a CDS encoding MFS transporter, with protein sequence MDQPPPSGPRLLRPFMALRHRNFRLLWTGSLISNTGDWVDQIALNWLVLQTTGSPAALGLVNLCRGIPILLLTLVGGAAADRFERRRLMLGTQAAAMLIALILAALVYSGQASLWLIAAVATARGTIVAFNLPARHSLVSEIVPREDLPRAIALNSMTINLTKVIGPLIAGLLIASVGLAACFLLNALSFIGVLWCLGAMTIPPLLRQRSGSIGRNILDGFAFIRGHTTIRLLVLVALIPMFFGQPYITMLAVFADDVYRIGPDGLGLLVASAATGSILGALMVSTFPDLARRGITMLILLASYGGLLIVFSLNPMAQMAPFILVGVGAMQIAYSACNNTILQLVVPDHMRGRVLSVLFLNRSLVSFGTAFVATLSAVIGPQWSMALSGAILAAAALLIALGSPSMRSLRA encoded by the coding sequence GTGGATCAGCCGCCGCCCTCCGGACCCCGCCTGCTGCGGCCCTTCATGGCCCTGCGCCATCGCAATTTCCGCCTGCTCTGGACCGGCTCGCTGATTTCCAACACCGGCGACTGGGTCGATCAGATCGCACTCAACTGGCTGGTGCTGCAGACCACGGGATCACCGGCGGCCCTGGGCCTGGTCAATCTCTGTCGCGGCATCCCGATCCTGCTGCTCACCCTGGTGGGCGGGGCGGCGGCCGATCGCTTCGAGCGGCGCCGCCTCATGCTGGGCACCCAGGCTGCGGCGATGCTCATTGCCCTGATCCTCGCGGCATTGGTCTATAGCGGCCAGGCCTCGCTCTGGCTGATCGCCGCCGTGGCCACTGCCCGCGGCACCATCGTCGCCTTCAACCTGCCGGCGCGCCATTCGCTGGTCTCCGAAATCGTGCCGCGCGAGGATCTGCCCCGCGCCATCGCGCTCAATTCCATGACCATCAACCTGACCAAGGTGATCGGTCCGCTGATCGCCGGCCTGCTAATCGCCAGCGTCGGCCTGGCCGCCTGCTTCCTGCTCAATGCGCTGAGCTTTATCGGCGTGCTCTGGTGCCTCGGCGCCATGACCATTCCGCCGCTGCTCCGGCAGCGCAGCGGCAGCATCGGCCGCAACATCCTCGACGGCTTCGCCTTCATTCGCGGCCATACCACCATCCGCCTGCTGGTGCTGGTGGCGCTGATTCCGATGTTCTTCGGCCAGCCTTATATCACCATGCTCGCGGTCTTTGCGGACGACGTCTATCGCATCGGCCCGGATGGCCTCGGCCTTCTTGTCGCCTCGGCCGCGACCGGTTCGATCCTCGGCGCGCTGATGGTTTCCACCTTTCCCGACCTTGCCCGGCGCGGCATCACCATGCTCATCCTCCTGGCAAGCTATGGTGGGCTGCTGATCGTCTTTTCGCTCAACCCCATGGCGCAAATGGCGCCGTTTATCCTGGTCGGCGTCGGCGCCATGCAGATCGCCTACAGCGCCTGCAACAATACCATCCTGCAGCTGGTGGTGCCTGATCACATGCGGGGCAGGGTGCTGAGCGTGCTGTTCCTCAACCGCTCGCTGGTCTCCTTCGGCACCGCCTTTGTCGCCACCCTGTCCGCGGTGATCGGGCCGCAATGGTCGATGGCCCTGTCGGGCGCCATCCTGGCCGCGGCGGCGCTGCTGATCGCCCTGGGCTCGCCATCGATGCGCTCGCTGCGCGCCTGA
- a CDS encoding SMP-30/gluconolactonase/LRE family protein — MDFRLLLEGRFSAEVPLWDDRRQCLFFVEFTRPAVHSVRLDGTGHRVWPMPELAGSMGLGESGRLIVAQPKKLLTLDPDTGEIRHLADVPGEPDSNRLNDGKVGPDGAFWVGSMDMRPVRERIGSLYRVTGRGEVTRVLGNDVEVANGLAWSPDGGTMYFSDSRGPWVDRFDFDPATGVLGNRRRLADFTEQSGRPDGAACDSLGNYWSAGVSAGRLNVLDSSGSIQRVISTPASAPSMPAFCGPHLDMLVVTSLIPPVPTAMDGAILIAKAPVVGARTHRWQDL, encoded by the coding sequence ATGGATTTTCGGCTGCTGCTCGAGGGGCGCTTCTCCGCCGAAGTGCCCCTCTGGGACGACCGGCGGCAATGTCTGTTCTTTGTCGAATTCACCCGTCCTGCTGTGCACAGCGTCAGGCTGGACGGCACCGGCCATCGTGTCTGGCCCATGCCCGAACTGGCCGGCAGTATGGGCCTAGGGGAAAGCGGCAGGCTGATTGTCGCCCAGCCAAAAAAACTGCTGACGCTTGATCCGGATACTGGCGAGATCAGGCACCTCGCCGATGTACCGGGTGAGCCGGACAGCAACCGCCTCAACGACGGCAAGGTGGGCCCGGACGGCGCCTTCTGGGTGGGCAGCATGGACATGCGGCCCGTGCGCGAACGCATTGGTTCGCTATATCGCGTGACCGGGCGGGGCGAGGTGACGCGGGTTCTTGGGAACGATGTGGAAGTCGCCAATGGGCTGGCTTGGTCGCCTGATGGCGGAACCATGTATTTCTCGGATTCGCGCGGACCGTGGGTGGACCGCTTTGATTTCGATCCAGCAACTGGCGTCCTCGGCAACCGCCGCCGTCTCGCCGATTTCACGGAGCAATCCGGCCGTCCCGATGGAGCCGCGTGCGACAGCCTCGGCAACTATTGGAGCGCTGGCGTGTCGGCCGGCCGGCTCAACGTACTGGATTCGTCAGGGTCCATCCAACGCGTCATCTCCACACCTGCTTCAGCACCAAGTATGCCCGCCTTCTGCGGTCCCCATCTCGACATGCTGGTGGTCACCTCGCTCATTCCACCTGTACCCACCGCCATGGACGGCGCCATTTTAATCGCCAAGGCACCGGTGGTTGGTGCTCGAACCCATCGCTGGCAGGACTTGTAG
- a CDS encoding ABC transporter permease, with amino-acid sequence MTISLNDQPIAKSAQPRSVWTKVRRAARRKPLGAIGAVIIVVFIFVAIFAPWLAPYDPFLIDSNNLLTAPSWQNWMGTDEFGRDIMSRIIWGSRVSIFVGLMAVGIGSTSGALLGLISGYFGGRVDYLIQRVMDTLMAFPTLILALAMVAALGPSIQNVIIALAVVKLPSACRVVRSTTLSVRERPFILAARNMGLGDVRIVLFHILPNCLAPFIILATAGLGAAILSEASLSFLGLGTPPPEPSWGAMLSGKTQRYMMEAPWLAVAPGLAITFVVFGFNFLGDALRDLLDPHQREG; translated from the coding sequence ATGACCATTTCGCTCAACGACCAGCCTATCGCAAAATCGGCCCAGCCGCGCTCCGTCTGGACCAAGGTGCGCCGCGCCGCCCGCCGCAAGCCGCTCGGTGCCATCGGTGCCGTCATCATCGTCGTGTTCATTTTCGTGGCGATCTTTGCCCCCTGGCTGGCGCCCTATGATCCGTTCCTGATCGATTCCAACAACCTGCTGACCGCGCCGAGCTGGCAGAACTGGATGGGCACCGACGAATTCGGCCGCGATATCATGAGCCGCATCATCTGGGGCTCGCGCGTCTCGATCTTCGTCGGGCTGATGGCCGTCGGCATCGGCAGCACTTCGGGCGCCCTGCTCGGGCTGATCAGCGGTTATTTCGGAGGCCGGGTCGACTACCTGATCCAGCGCGTCATGGATACGCTGATGGCCTTCCCGACGCTGATCCTGGCGCTGGCCATGGTCGCCGCACTCGGGCCGAGCATCCAGAACGTGATCATCGCCCTGGCCGTGGTCAAGCTGCCCAGCGCCTGCCGCGTCGTGCGCTCGACAACCCTGTCGGTGCGCGAACGCCCGTTCATTCTCGCCGCGCGCAACATGGGACTGGGTGATGTGCGCATCGTGCTGTTCCACATCCTGCCCAATTGCCTCGCGCCCTTCATCATCCTGGCCACCGCGGGCTTGGGTGCGGCGATCCTCTCCGAGGCGTCGCTGAGCTTTCTCGGCCTCGGCACGCCGCCGCCCGAACCGTCCTGGGGCGCCATGCTGAGCGGCAAGACCCAGCGCTACATGATGGAAGCCCCCTGGCTTGCGGTGGCGCCGGGCCTCGCCATCACCTTCGTGGTGTTCGGCTTCAACTTCCTCGGCGACGCTTTGCGCGATCTGCTCGATCCGCATCAGCGTGAGGGCTAG
- a CDS encoding mandelate racemase/muconate lactonizing enzyme family protein, with protein sequence MKITAIKSYMQRVDDRPRLLVKIETDEGISGWGEAYNHGPDWALPPILNYMFNYLVGEDPRRVEYLVLKLNQQCRFPPGALGLAAISVIDHALWDIAGKAAGLPVYMLLGGNVRDRVKVYCGVYTAPDPEHALDQTAELNEKYGYTAFKLSPYRRDLHNSRWGELVKETGDYFGRVRELTPSHFEFAFDAHAKIFEPYQAVQLAQAIASHDPYFYEEPIRPEHIPAWKELKSRVSVPLATGESLYNRFEFLALLTAQGADIIQPDICVVGGVSEMRRIATLAEAHYVTVAPHNPMGPLATAVNVHFAAAQPNFKVLEFKPHIHAPWAIDPYIPVDGHMELRPDRPGWGIEIDEKVLEKDDYIHWERKVTRKPDGSTAYP encoded by the coding sequence ATGAAGATCACTGCCATCAAGTCCTATATGCAGCGCGTTGATGATCGTCCGCGCCTGCTGGTCAAAATCGAGACCGACGAGGGCATTTCAGGCTGGGGCGAGGCCTACAATCACGGTCCCGACTGGGCGCTGCCGCCTATTCTGAACTATATGTTCAACTATCTGGTCGGCGAGGATCCGCGCCGCGTCGAATATCTGGTGCTCAAGCTCAACCAGCAATGCCGCTTTCCGCCCGGGGCGCTGGGACTGGCCGCCATTTCGGTTATCGACCACGCGCTGTGGGACATTGCCGGCAAGGCGGCAGGCCTGCCGGTCTATATGCTGCTGGGCGGCAATGTGCGCGACCGGGTCAAGGTTTATTGCGGCGTCTACACCGCGCCCGATCCCGAACATGCGCTCGACCAGACGGCTGAGCTCAATGAAAAATACGGCTATACCGCCTTCAAGCTCAGCCCCTATCGACGCGACCTGCACAACAGTCGCTGGGGTGAACTGGTTAAGGAGACCGGCGACTATTTCGGCCGTGTGCGCGAGCTGACCCCAAGCCATTTCGAATTCGCCTTCGATGCTCATGCGAAAATTTTCGAGCCCTACCAGGCCGTTCAGCTGGCTCAGGCGATCGCCTCGCACGACCCCTATTTCTACGAAGAGCCGATCCGGCCCGAGCACATCCCGGCTTGGAAAGAGCTCAAGTCCAGGGTTAGCGTGCCGTTGGCAACTGGCGAGTCGCTCTACAACCGCTTCGAATTCCTGGCGCTGCTCACCGCGCAAGGGGCCGACATCATCCAGCCCGACATCTGCGTGGTCGGTGGCGTGAGCGAAATGCGCCGTATCGCGACCCTTGCCGAGGCGCACTATGTAACAGTCGCGCCGCACAATCCGATGGGGCCGCTGGCCACGGCGGTCAATGTTCACTTTGCTGCCGCCCAGCCCAATTTCAAGGTGCTCGAGTTTAAGCCGCATATCCATGCGCCATGGGCGATTGACCCCTATATCCCCGTCGACGGGCATATGGAGCTGCGTCCTGATCGTCCCGGCTGGGGTATCGAAATCGACGAAAAGGTGCTGGAAAAGGACGACTATATCCATTGGGAGCGCAAGGTAACTCGCAAGCCCGATGGCTCCACCGCCTATCCCTAG
- a CDS encoding ABC transporter ATP-binding protein, with amino-acid sequence MTDQPVLSVANLNVAFQTTDHSGRIGWTRVVNDVSFDVGARQTLAVVGESGSGKSVTSLAIMGLLDPKHARVTGTITFGGQDLLQLSDAQMRTIRGNQIAMIFQEPMTSLNPVHTIGRQVSEVLIEHKGLSQEAADAETVRLFERVRIPGAQSRLHDYPHNFSGGMRQRVLIAMALACNPKLLIADEPTTALDVTIQAQIVELLKELQAEEGMSVLFITHDMGVVAEIADKTIVMYKGRAVETGLTEDVFARQQHPYTKALLSAVPRLGSMSGIERPMRFPVVDKTTGASDVPTQTPDTVARVGEPLLQVTNLVKRFDIHAGMMRKVVARVHAVENISFDLRVGETLALVGESGCGKSTTGQSILRLQEPNGGKILFEGTDLRQLDSLQMRAMRSQIQMIFQDPYASLNPRIRIGDAIAEPILQHKLGDRKFARERVAELMERVGLTAEMANRFPHEFSGGQRQRISIARALALNPKLIVADEAVSALDVSIKAQVVNLLLDLQAQLKLAYLFISHDMAVVERLSHRVAIMYLGEIVEMGPREAIFGNPQHPYTKRLMAAVPIPDPARRLIKRPVSNDEIKSPVRAVNYSAPTRAIREVSPGHFVQELGEEWAKSA; translated from the coding sequence ATGACCGACCAACCTGTTCTGAGCGTCGCCAATCTCAACGTGGCATTCCAGACCACTGACCATTCCGGCCGTATCGGCTGGACGCGGGTGGTCAACGATGTCTCGTTTGACGTCGGTGCGCGCCAGACGCTGGCGGTGGTGGGGGAGTCGGGCTCGGGCAAGAGCGTGACCTCGCTGGCCATCATGGGCCTGCTCGATCCCAAGCATGCGCGGGTCACCGGCACCATTACCTTTGGCGGGCAGGATCTGCTGCAGCTGTCCGACGCGCAGATGCGCACCATCCGCGGCAACCAGATCGCCATGATCTTCCAGGAGCCGATGACCAGCCTCAACCCGGTGCACACCATCGGCCGGCAGGTTTCCGAAGTCCTGATCGAGCACAAGGGCCTCAGCCAGGAGGCCGCCGATGCCGAGACCGTGCGCCTGTTCGAGCGGGTGCGCATCCCCGGAGCCCAGTCCCGCCTGCATGACTATCCGCATAATTTCTCCGGCGGCATGCGCCAGCGCGTGCTGATCGCCATGGCCTTGGCCTGCAACCCTAAACTCCTGATCGCCGACGAGCCGACAACGGCGCTGGACGTGACAATCCAGGCGCAGATCGTCGAGCTGCTCAAGGAATTGCAGGCCGAAGAGGGCATGTCGGTACTGTTCATCACCCATGACATGGGCGTGGTCGCCGAAATCGCCGACAAGACCATCGTCATGTACAAGGGACGGGCCGTCGAAACCGGTCTGACCGAGGACGTCTTTGCCCGCCAGCAGCATCCCTATACCAAGGCGCTGCTCTCGGCCGTGCCGCGGCTGGGTTCGATGAGCGGCATCGAGCGGCCGATGCGCTTCCCTGTCGTCGACAAGACCACCGGCGCCTCGGATGTGCCCACCCAGACGCCCGATACCGTGGCGCGGGTCGGCGAGCCATTGCTGCAGGTGACCAACCTGGTCAAGCGCTTCGACATCCACGCGGGCATGATGCGCAAAGTGGTGGCGCGGGTGCATGCGGTGGAAAACATCTCCTTTGATCTGCGGGTCGGCGAGACGCTGGCCCTGGTCGGTGAATCCGGCTGTGGCAAGTCCACCACCGGCCAGTCGATCCTGCGCCTGCAGGAGCCCAATGGCGGCAAGATCCTGTTCGAGGGCACCGACCTGCGCCAGCTCGACAGCCTGCAGATGCGCGCCATGCGCAGCCAGATCCAGATGATCTTCCAAGACCCCTATGCCAGCCTTAATCCACGCATCCGGATCGGCGACGCGATTGCCGAACCGATTCTGCAGCACAAGCTGGGTGACCGCAAATTCGCCCGCGAGCGCGTCGCCGAACTGATGGAGCGGGTCGGGCTGACGGCCGAGATGGCCAACCGCTTCCCGCATGAATTTTCCGGCGGCCAGCGCCAGCGCATCTCGATCGCCCGCGCCCTGGCGCTCAATCCCAAGCTCATCGTCGCCGACGAGGCGGTGTCAGCGCTGGACGTCTCGATCAAGGCGCAGGTGGTCAACCTGCTGCTCGACCTGCAGGCGCAGCTCAAGCTGGCTTATCTCTTCATCTCGCATGACATGGCGGTGGTGGAGCGGCTGAGTCACCGGGTAGCCATCATGTATCTGGGCGAAATCGTCGAGATGGGGCCGCGCGAGGCCATATTCGGCAATCCGCAGCACCCCTATACCAAGCGACTGATGGCGGCGGTGCCGATCCCCGACCCGGCGCGGCGGCTGATCAAGCGGCCGGTCTCCAATGACGAGATCAAGAGCCCGGTGCGTGCGGTGAACTATTCTGCGCCAACCCGTGCCATCCGCGAGGTGTCACCCGGCCACTTCGTGCAGGAACTGGGCGAGGAATGGGCCAAGTCGGCGTGA
- a CDS encoding ABC transporter substrate-binding protein encodes MNTPVLETEDGPIAGMTRKDFLRGIAALGMGLPLTGLGLGGVFAQEDAPQPGGILAFNLTASPSNFDPMSNGSSTTLGIISPCYNSLVRFDPMDPNRVIGDLATSWDVSEDGKTYTFHLPDNVLFHDGVPMTSADVKTTFDWIRNPPEGIVSNRKGMLEVVDSIEASDATTVVFTLKRPLGSFLNNLSSGWMLVQPKHVLEATGAMKDVIVGTGPFKLKEVVSGVSIELEKNPDYWVDGLPYLDGIKAFVIPDQGATWNYLQNGQLGIFMSIQGQEAGQFATGGDVTVLESPSTSVIGVTFNTAMAPFNDPQLRKAACLAIDRATALEVAQRGQGAFGGAVMPGPWSLSQAELEAVPGYGTDVAANLAEAKAIMEELGLGGGLDVKLLVRRIALFEPIGVLLKDAWAKIGINVTLDLQENASFFEAQDARSYQAVVSGGSFNSNDPGDLRDYVTCDAANNYAEFCDADNDAAFKAFDEALDPVERKALANAWEASFINDHSVFYLYWRKRFMGVHNSVHGMVLHPNTDNNMRWDQLWIS; translated from the coding sequence ATGAACACACCAGTTCTCGAGACTGAAGACGGCCCGATTGCGGGCATGACGCGCAAGGATTTTTTGCGGGGCATCGCGGCGCTCGGCATGGGGCTGCCGCTGACCGGCCTGGGCCTGGGCGGCGTGTTCGCCCAGGAGGATGCGCCACAACCCGGCGGTATCCTGGCCTTCAATCTGACGGCCAGCCCGTCGAATTTCGATCCCATGTCCAACGGGTCCTCCACCACCCTGGGCATTATCTCGCCCTGCTACAACAGCCTGGTCCGTTTTGATCCAATGGATCCCAATAGGGTGATCGGCGATCTGGCAACCAGCTGGGATGTTTCGGAAGACGGCAAGACCTATACCTTCCACCTGCCTGACAATGTGCTGTTCCACGACGGCGTGCCGATGACCTCGGCCGACGTCAAGACCACCTTCGACTGGATCCGCAATCCGCCCGAAGGCATCGTCTCCAACCGCAAGGGCATGCTGGAGGTCGTCGACAGCATCGAGGCGTCCGACGCAACGACCGTAGTCTTCACGCTCAAGCGCCCTCTCGGGTCCTTCCTCAACAATCTGTCCAGCGGCTGGATGCTGGTGCAGCCAAAGCATGTGCTGGAAGCCACCGGCGCCATGAAGGACGTGATTGTCGGCACCGGTCCGTTCAAGCTCAAGGAAGTGGTCTCTGGCGTTTCAATCGAGCTTGAAAAGAACCCGGACTATTGGGTCGACGGTCTGCCCTATCTCGACGGTATCAAGGCCTTTGTCATTCCCGACCAGGGTGCCACCTGGAATTATCTGCAGAACGGTCAGCTCGGCATCTTCATGTCGATCCAGGGCCAGGAAGCCGGCCAGTTCGCCACTGGCGGTGACGTCACCGTGCTCGAATCCCCCAGCACCTCGGTGATCGGGGTGACCTTCAATACCGCAATGGCGCCGTTCAACGACCCGCAATTGCGCAAGGCCGCGTGCCTCGCCATCGACCGCGCCACCGCGCTCGAAGTGGCGCAGCGCGGGCAGGGCGCCTTTGGCGGTGCGGTGATGCCGGGGCCGTGGAGCCTCAGTCAGGCAGAACTCGAGGCGGTGCCCGGCTATGGCACCGATGTCGCGGCCAATCTGGCCGAAGCCAAGGCGATCATGGAAGAATTGGGCCTTGGCGGCGGCCTCGATGTGAAGCTGCTGGTGCGCCGCATTGCCCTGTTCGAGCCAATCGGCGTGCTGCTCAAGGATGCCTGGGCCAAGATCGGCATCAATGTGACGCTGGACCTGCAGGAAAATGCCAGCTTCTTTGAGGCCCAGGATGCCCGCAGCTACCAGGCCGTGGTCAGTGGCGGCTCGTTCAACTCCAATGATCCGGGCGACCTGCGCGACTATGTGACCTGCGACGCCGCCAATAACTACGCCGAATTCTGCGACGCCGATAATGATGCGGCGTTCAAGGCGTTCGACGAAGCGCTGGATCCGGTGGAACGCAAGGCGCTGGCCAATGCCTGGGAAGCCAGCTTCATCAATGATCACTCGGTGTTCTATCTGTACTGGCGCAAGCGGTTCATGGGGGTCCACAATTCCGTGCATGGCATGGTGCTGCATCCCAATACCGACAACAATATGCGCTGGGATCAGCTCTGGATCTCCTGA
- a CDS encoding LysR family transcriptional regulator: MPSVKQIEAFYWSGTLGSFVAAADRLNTTQSNISKRIQEMELTLGIEVFDRTKRAIRLTAKGEELMRASENFLRSHNSVTAVGAGAPNPTGPFRFGVTEAVALTWLPKFCAVIAETYPGLVPMCRVDTSTQINLMLRERKIDLAIGTKLRIDADLQVTELAAVDRIWVASPNLVAGTGKLSAAEFAQLPILGHGDTAAAEVIMNRYLREWGQSAKIISACTNLTALARMAAAGMGITYLHKGVFDEEIRRGRLREVETEIVLPPLQYVAVHRDDPITPLTGLIARMAKDVCDFSLDGQV, translated from the coding sequence ATGCCCAGCGTCAAACAGATTGAGGCCTTTTACTGGAGCGGCACGCTGGGCAGTTTCGTCGCCGCCGCAGACCGGCTCAACACCACCCAGTCCAACATCTCCAAACGCATCCAGGAGATGGAGCTTACCCTGGGCATCGAAGTGTTCGACCGGACCAAGCGCGCCATCCGCCTCACCGCCAAGGGCGAGGAGTTGATGCGGGCGAGCGAGAATTTCCTGCGCTCGCACAATTCGGTCACCGCTGTGGGCGCGGGCGCCCCCAATCCCACCGGGCCATTCCGCTTCGGGGTGACCGAGGCGGTGGCGCTGACCTGGCTCCCCAAATTCTGCGCCGTCATCGCCGAAACCTATCCGGGTCTCGTGCCGATGTGCCGTGTCGATACCTCGACGCAGATCAACCTGATGCTGCGTGAACGCAAGATCGACCTGGCCATTGGCACCAAGCTCAGGATCGATGCGGATCTGCAGGTGACTGAACTGGCAGCGGTCGATCGCATCTGGGTCGCGAGCCCAAACCTGGTCGCCGGCACGGGCAAGCTCAGCGCCGCCGAATTTGCGCAACTGCCGATTCTCGGCCATGGCGACACGGCGGCGGCGGAAGTGATCATGAACCGCTATCTGCGCGAATGGGGCCAGAGCGCCAAGATCATCAGCGCCTGCACCAACCTGACCGCCTTGGCCCGCATGGCCGCCGCCGGCATGGGGATTACCTATCTGCACAAGGGCGTGTTCGATGAGGAGATCCGGCGCGGGCGGTTGCGCGAGGTCGAGACCGAGATCGTGCTGCCACCCCTGCAATATGTGGCCGTGCATCGCGACGACCCGATCACGCCGCTGACCGGCCTGATCGCCCGCATGGCCAAGGATGTCTGCGACTTTTCGCTCGACGGGCAGGTCTAG
- a CDS encoding VOC family protein encodes MSQLSGLDHIDIVVADPEAMAAFFVQAGFTIHRRTAHGGGSIELRFPGPGEQPFLELTAPVDASGKVRPLGLRHMALRSGDIAATLADFTAAGLPVRGEMRAIPETGRTLFNLSDPEGGTLQFVDGA; translated from the coding sequence GTGAGCCAGCTGTCAGGACTGGATCACATCGACATCGTCGTCGCCGACCCCGAGGCAATGGCTGCGTTTTTTGTGCAGGCCGGTTTCACCATTCATCGTCGCACCGCGCATGGCGGCGGCTCGATCGAGCTGCGTTTCCCCGGTCCGGGGGAACAGCCCTTCCTCGAGCTGACCGCGCCTGTCGATGCCAGTGGCAAGGTCCGGCCGCTCGGACTGCGCCACATGGCGCTGCGCTCGGGTGACATCGCGGCAACGCTGGCCGATTTCACCGCTGCTGGACTGCCGGTGCGCGGCGAGATGCGGGCGATACCGGAAACCGGGCGAACCCTGTTCAACCTGTCCGATCCGGAAGGCGGCACCCTGCAGTTCGTAGACGGCGCCTGA